One genomic region from Candidatus Hydrogenedens sp. encodes:
- a CDS encoding MBL fold metallo-hydrolase translates to MICFSVLGSGSSGNATYIQSSCRSILLDCGFSLPQIKKRMEYLGRDILDLDAILITHEHTDHVCGLKRLLSICDIPVFMTRGTYCALQGLFDSNKNIEIFESGDSIAVGDIYVQSFAVTHDAGDPVNYVISHSGVRVGFATDCGYPSKLMINKLKGCHGLIVESNYCPDMLINGPYPAHLKQRIKGRYGHLSNQQMLQIVSEVMDEALRVLVLAHISENNNHPEIVARLVRETIGSRDIQLWITNQTHPTPLIHLS, encoded by the coding sequence ATGATATGTTTTTCTGTATTAGGTAGTGGAAGTTCGGGAAACGCAACATATATCCAGAGTTCTTGTCGTTCAATTTTGTTAGATTGTGGTTTTAGTTTGCCACAAATAAAGAAGAGGATGGAATATTTGGGGAGAGATATATTGGATTTGGATGCAATTTTGATAACACATGAACATACAGACCATGTATGTGGTTTGAAACGATTACTTTCTATTTGCGATATACCAGTATTTATGACTCGTGGAACATATTGTGCACTGCAAGGGTTATTTGATAGCAATAAGAATATTGAGATATTTGAATCGGGTGACTCAATAGCGGTTGGGGATATTTATGTTCAATCCTTTGCGGTGACTCATGATGCTGGTGACCCTGTGAATTATGTTATTTCGCATTCTGGTGTACGGGTTGGTTTTGCAACAGATTGTGGTTATCCTTCAAAGTTAATGATAAACAAACTTAAAGGCTGTCACGGTTTGATTGTAGAATCGAACTATTGTCCGGATATGTTAATCAACGGTCCATATCCCGCACATCTTAAACAAAGGATAAAAGGTCGGTATGGCCATCTTTCAAACCAGCAAATGTTACAGATTGTGTCTGAAGTTATGGATGAAGCCTTGCGGGTTTTAGTGCTTGCTCATATTAGTGAAAATAATAATCATCCTGAAATTGTAGCACGGTTGGTGCGTGAAACTATAGGCAGTAGAGATATTCAATTATGGATAACCAATCAGACACACCCAACGCCATTGATTCATTTAAGTTAG